The proteins below come from a single Triticum aestivum cultivar Chinese Spring chromosome 5D, IWGSC CS RefSeq v2.1, whole genome shotgun sequence genomic window:
- the LOC123119288 gene encoding uncharacterized protein — translation MLPLVNMQAPPEREISRQQQMMTKVSITILVMALPVLYVSVLRVPPATLFRDTTFWFLMSNSIIVVIAADSGMLFFGSSASASPGVDDRPFVVSNYNGDAAAVPMVSVSSDEPLLPVVVVEDQPLVVARDILLHGDTAVDSHAHALVVRGEEDVRPKMAMSGTPSYAYPTREGDDDGVMVKARLTASRSLAREERAARRRRSRSHSHALVAAVPDPVVEDKSVVVVRDEKLRRTATEGRRQPTAAEEEESEYYARLSDEELNRRVEDFITRFNREIRLQVEKEELQA, via the coding sequence ATGCTGCCGCTGGTGAACATGCAGGCTCCGCCGGAGAGAGAGATCAGCAGGCAGCAGCAGATGATGACCAAGGTGTCCATCACCATCCTGGTGATGGCGCTGCCGGTGCTCTACGTCTCCGTCCTCCGCGTGCCGCCGGCCACGCTCTTCCGGGACACCACCTTCTGGTTCCTCATGTCCAACTCCATCATCGTCGTCATCGCCGCCGACTCCGGCATGCTCTTCTTCGGCTCCTCCGCTTCCGCTTCCCCGGGCGTCGACGACCGCCCCTTCGTCGTCTCCAACTACAACGGCGACGCAGCAGCGGTGCCAATGGTTAGCGTCTCCAGTGACGAGCCGCTGCTGCCTGTGGTCGTCGTCGAGGACCAACCGTTGGTTGTCGCGAGGGACATCCTCCTCCATGGCGACACGGCCGTGGACAGCCATGCACACGCATTGGTTGTACGAGGCGAAGAAGATGTTCGGCCGAAGATGGCCATGTCCGGCACGCCGTCCTACGCTTACCCCACCCGTGAGGGTGACGACGACGGTGTGATGGTGAAAGCGAGGCTGACGGCGAGCAGGAGCCTGGCGAGGGAGGagagggcggcgaggaggcggcggagcaggTCCCACTCGCACGCGCTCGTGGCCGCCGTGCCCGACCCCGTGGTGGAGGACAAGAGCGTGGTCGTCGTGAGGGACGAGAAGCTCCGGCGCACGGCCACGGAGGGCCGGCGCCAGCCCACCGCcgcagaggaggaggagagcgagtaCTACGCGCGGCTCTCCGACGAGGAGCTCAACCGGAGGGTGGAGGACTTCATCACCAGGTTCAACAGGGAGATCAGGCTGCAGGTCGAGAAGGAGGAGCTACAAGCCTGA
- the LOC123119289 gene encoding protease Do-like 5, chloroplastic, with the protein MALQPLLRLLLRPAPTPPPPTRRTPHLPAPFSTRRGTAAALLLLAVAAPPPRPARAEPDGEDDVDEPHVVRLFEEATPSVVFIKDLLVAPPPRTRGRDGGGAQPVDDEEGGATVEGTGSGFVWDSLGHIVTNYHVVAKLAGDGSESHRCKVFLEDSTGTSYSKEGRLIGYDPTYDLAVLKVDVDGDRLRPALLGTSQGLRVGQSCFAIGNPLGYEHTLTTGVVSGLGREIPSPNGRVIRGAIQTDAAINAGNSGGPLIDSYGHVIGVNTATFTRKGSGISSGVNFAIPIDTVVRSVPNLIVYGTDVSNRFY; encoded by the exons ATGGCGCTCCAGCCGCTgctccggctcctcctccgccCAGCCCCAACCCCACCTCCGCCTACGCGCCGGACTCCACACCTCCCAGCCCCTTTCTCCACCCGCCGcggcaccgccgccgcgctcctcctgctcgccgtcgccgcgccccctCCGCGGCCCGCCCGCGCCGAGCCCGACGGCGAGGACGACGTCGACGAGCCCCACGTCGTCCGCCTCTTCGAG GAGGCGACGCCGTCGGTGGTGTTCATCAAGGACCTCCTAGTCGCCCCGCCGCCGCGGACGCGGGGACGTGACGGCGGGGGAGCGCAGCCGGTGGATGACGAGGAGGGGGGCGCCACGGTGGAGGGGACCGGCTCTGGCTTCGTGTGGGACTCCCTGGGCCACATT GTGACAAATTACCATGTGGTTGCAAAATTAGCTGGGGATGGATCTGAGTCTCATCGATGCAAG GTGTTCTTGGAGGATTCAACTGGCACCAGTTACTCAAAGGAAGGGAGGCTAATAGGATATGATCCAACATATGATCTTGCTGTTCTGAAG GTTGATGTTGATGGTGATAGGTTGAGGCCTGCTCTGCTTGGCACGTCACAGGGTTTACGAGTTGGGCAGAGCTGCTTTGCCATTGGGAACCCTTTAGGATATGAACACACCTTAACTACTGGG GTGGTTAGTGGACTGGGGAGGGAGATACCATCTCCCAATGGGAGGGTGATTCGTGGGGCCATACAGACAGATGCTGCTATAAATGCCG GTAACTCAGGAGGCCCACTAATTGACTCTTATGGCCATGTAATTGGAGTTAATACAGCTACGTTCACACGTAAAG GATCTGGAATTTCATCTGGGGTGAACTTTGCCATCCCTATCGACACTGTTGTACGGTCGGTACCGAATCTCATAGTGTATGGAACTGATGTGAGCAACAGGTTTTATTAA